In one Hoplias malabaricus isolate fHopMal1 chromosome X1, fHopMal1.hap1, whole genome shotgun sequence genomic region, the following are encoded:
- the LOC136675800 gene encoding inositol-3-phosphate synthase 1-A-like, with protein sequence MMPEKIQINSSNVRYTEQYIESQYNYHTTSVSSDGDTYTVTPCSTEFTFRTERAVPKLGVMLVGWGGNNGSTVTAAVLANKLGLTWRTKNGLKSANYFGSLLEASTVSLGSGPNGEVFVPFRDLLPMVHPNDIVFDGWDISCMDLGAAMERAQVLDWSLQEKLRPHMSKLKPRPSIYIPEFIAANQEHRADNVLGGTKAEQVEQIRRDICDFKEKSGVEKVIVLWTANTEKFCDVVPGVNDTARNLLNTIQTGGEVSPSTLFAVASILEGCAYINGSPQNTFVSGAVDLAIQGGVFIGGDDFKSGQTKLKSVLVDFLVSAGIKPTSIVSYNHLGNNDGMNLSAPQQFRSKEISKSNVVDDMVQSNPVLYKPGEKPDHCVVIKYVPYVGDSKRAMDEYTSEIMMGGTNTIALHNTCEDSLLASPIILDLVILTELCQRITFCTKDDLTFQSFHSVLSLLSFLCKAPLVPQGAPVVNAFFRQRACIENVMRACLGLPPQNHMQLEYKMERSFIHHHENKVHNTALPKNIHLPNGYHCAQNKEMNELENITKIKTIA encoded by the exons ATGATGCCTGAGAAAATTCAGATCAACAGCTCGAACGTGCGGTACACTGAGCAATACATTGAGTCTCAGTACAACTACCACACCACCTCTGTGTCCAGTGATGGAGACACATACACG GTCACGCCTTGCTCAACTGAGTTCACATTCCGGACGGAGAGAGCTGTGCCCAAGCTGGGGGTGATGCTGGTTGGTTGGGGGGGTAACAATGGTAGCACTGTTACAGCTGCTGTTTTGGCCAATAAACTTGGCCTGACCTGGAGAACAAAGAACGGACTCAAG aGCGCCAATTACTTTGGCTCCTTGCTTGAGGCTTCTACAGTATCCTTGGGATCAGGACCCAATGGAGAGGTCTTTGTGCCTTTTAGAGATCTGCTGCCAATGGTGCATCCCAATGACATTGTATTTGATG GTTGGGACATCTCCTGCATGGACCTTGGTGCTGCTATGGAGCGTGCTCAGGTTCTGGACTGGAGTCTTCAGGAAAAGCTTCGTCCACACATGAGCAAGCTCAAACCAAGGCCCTCCATTTACATCCCAGAGTTCATTGCTGCTAACCAGGAACACAGGGCTGACAATGTGCTCGGAGGCACCAAGGCAGAGCAG GTGGAGCAAATCCGCAGAGATATTTGTGATTTCAAGGAGAAGAGTGGTGTAGAAAAAGTGATTGTGCTGTGGACGGCAAACACAGAGAAATTTTGTGATGTTGTACCTGGTGTCAATGACACAGCCAGGAACCTTCTCAATACTATTCAG ACTGGAGGAGAGGTATCTCCATCAACACTCTTTGCTGTGGCGAGTATTCTGGAAGGCTGTGCCTATATCAATGGCTCCCCTCAGAATACCTTCGTCTCTGGAGCCGTGGATCTGGCCATTCAAGGGGGGGTCTTCATTGGGGGAGACGACTTCAAATCAGGCCAGACCAAACTGAAGTCTGTTCTAGTGGATTTCCTTGTCAGTGCTGGTATCAAG CCAACCTCCATCGTGAGCTACAATCACCTTGGGAATAACGATGGCATGAACTTGTCTGCACCACAGCAGTTCCGCTCTAAAGAGATCTCCAAGAGCAATGTGGTGGATGACATGGTGCAATCCAATCCTGTGCTCTACAAGCCAGGAGAGAAACCAGACCACTGT GTGGTGATTAAATACGTTCCATATGTGGGAGACAGTAAAAGGGCAATGGATGAATACACATCGGAGATAATGATGGGTGGCACTAACACTATTGCTCTGCACAACACCTGTGAG gacTCCCTGCTGGCCAGCCCCATAATCTTGGACCTGGTAATCCtcacagagctgtgtcagaGAATCACGTTTTGCACAAAAGATGACCTGACCTTCCAGTCCTTCCACAGTGTCCTGTCCCTGCTCAGTTTCCTCTGCAAGGCTCCACTCGTCCCACAGGGGGCGCCGGTAGTAAACGCCTTTTTCCGCCAGAGAGCCTGCATCGAGAATGTCATGAG GGCATGCCTGGGACTGCCTCCTCAGAACCATATGCAGCTCGAGTATAAGATGGAGAGAAGCTTCATTCATCACCATGAGAACAAGGTCCATAACACTGCTCTCCCAAAGAACATCCATTTACCCAACGGGTACCACTGTGCCCAGAATAAAGAGATGAATGAGCttgaaaatattacaaaaataaaaactattgCATGA
- the LOC136675829 gene encoding uncharacterized protein isoform X2, translated as MASAVVLQTRVSAIMDVLTKAAVAEISQLLQDNSVVLHLEMKRREDEIKRREDEIEGLKKRLQVTEKELKKAQTLPDMCSVAVQAEITTTVASDLMTSTNASSTERHFQSFDKSLVQQLKEEKPQMCHKVTPPPPTQSRVDEPDAPQVYGPEPSKQPNQVCDEDEFSGLEFEMKIEQVEELVDQELNLPRTDYRMVHPDAGSDHKTDQRDVQMWSPVEDDPVEDFVGQGGCTGLEQFQQLPSEPCLEPVLKVPQNSESISSKPIDSFGPAHVRLEREVCFESAVLTNNAQYRQLGNTLSHVAPQRQQGQSSSSLPPNSNVKHRHSFGSVPRQHVHLPNNSHPLANLLPLRGRVATNQSGSKPFRCEECGKGFTQRTRLITHKRIHTGEKPYHCQLCGKMFSRQDNCLRHVRLHSGQRW; from the exons ATGGCGTCTGCAGTCGTGTTGCAAACGCGTGTCTCTGCGATAATGGACGTTTTAACGAAAGCAGCGGTGGCAGAAATCAGTCAGCTCCTTCAGGACAACAGCGTTGTTCTCCACCTCGAgatgaaaagaagagaagatgaGATAAAACGCAGGGAAGACGAGATCGAAGGACTGAAAAAACGCCTCCAGGTCACAGAGAAAGAGCTGAAAAAAGCCCAGACTCTTCCGGACATGTGTTCCGTCGCAGTTCAGGCCGAAATAACGACCACAGTGGCCTCGG ACTTAATGACGTCCACAAATGCATCCTCAACTGAGCGCCATTTCCAGTCCTTTGACAAAAGTTTGGTGCAGCAGCTCAAAGAAGAGAAACCGCAGATGTGTCACAAAGTGACACCACCTCCTCCCACTCAAAGCAGAGTGGATGAGCCAGACGCACCCCAGGTCTATGGACCAGAGCCAAGCAAACAGCCAAATCAGGTGTGTGATGAAGATGAGTTCAGTGGACTGGAATTTGAAATGAAGATCGAGCAGGTGGAGGAGCTGGTAGATCAGGAGCTCAATCTGCCCAGAACAGATTATAGGATGGTGCATCCAGACGCTGGATCTGATCACAAGACTGACCAAAGAGACGTTCAGATGTGGTCACCGGTTGAAGATGACCCAGTGGAGGATTTTGTTGGACAGGGTGGATGTACTGGGTTGGAGCAATTCCAGCAGCTTCCATCAGAACCATGCTTAGAACCGGTGTTGAAGGTTCCTCAGAACTCTGAGAGCATCAGCAGCAAACCCATTGACTCCTTTGGTCCTGCACATGTAAGGCTGGAGAGGGAGGTGTGTTTTGAAAGTGCAGTCCTTACGAATAATGCTCAGTATAGACAGCTAGGTAATACTCTGAGTCACGTGGCACCACAAAGACAGCAAGGTCAGAGCTCCTCCAGCTTGCCACCAAACTCCAATGTAAAACACAGACATTCGTTTGGTTCAGTTCCACGACAGCATGTACACTTACCTAATAACTCTCACCCACTAGCAAACTTGCTTCCTCTGCGGGGGAGAGTTGCCACCAACCAATCAGGGTCAAAGCCTTTCCGTTGTGAAGAATGTGGGAAAGGCTTTACCCAGAGAACACGACTAATAACACACAAACGAAtccacactggagagaaaccatacCACTGCCAGCTCTGTGGTAAAATGTTCTCTAGACAGGATAACTGCCTGAGGCATGTGCGTCTCCACAGTGGACAGAGGTGGTAA
- the LOC136675829 gene encoding uncharacterized protein isoform X1: MASAVVLQTRVSAIMDVLTKAAVAEISQLLQDNSVVLHLEMKRREDEIKRREDEIEGLKKRLQVTEKELKKAQTLPDMCSVAVQAEITTTVASADLMTSTNASSTERHFQSFDKSLVQQLKEEKPQMCHKVTPPPPTQSRVDEPDAPQVYGPEPSKQPNQVCDEDEFSGLEFEMKIEQVEELVDQELNLPRTDYRMVHPDAGSDHKTDQRDVQMWSPVEDDPVEDFVGQGGCTGLEQFQQLPSEPCLEPVLKVPQNSESISSKPIDSFGPAHVRLEREVCFESAVLTNNAQYRQLGNTLSHVAPQRQQGQSSSSLPPNSNVKHRHSFGSVPRQHVHLPNNSHPLANLLPLRGRVATNQSGSKPFRCEECGKGFTQRTRLITHKRIHTGEKPYHCQLCGKMFSRQDNCLRHVRLHSGQRW, from the exons ATGGCGTCTGCAGTCGTGTTGCAAACGCGTGTCTCTGCGATAATGGACGTTTTAACGAAAGCAGCGGTGGCAGAAATCAGTCAGCTCCTTCAGGACAACAGCGTTGTTCTCCACCTCGAgatgaaaagaagagaagatgaGATAAAACGCAGGGAAGACGAGATCGAAGGACTGAAAAAACGCCTCCAGGTCACAGAGAAAGAGCTGAAAAAAGCCCAGACTCTTCCGGACATGTGTTCCGTCGCAGTTCAGGCCGAAATAACGACCACAGTGGCCTCGG CAGACTTAATGACGTCCACAAATGCATCCTCAACTGAGCGCCATTTCCAGTCCTTTGACAAAAGTTTGGTGCAGCAGCTCAAAGAAGAGAAACCGCAGATGTGTCACAAAGTGACACCACCTCCTCCCACTCAAAGCAGAGTGGATGAGCCAGACGCACCCCAGGTCTATGGACCAGAGCCAAGCAAACAGCCAAATCAGGTGTGTGATGAAGATGAGTTCAGTGGACTGGAATTTGAAATGAAGATCGAGCAGGTGGAGGAGCTGGTAGATCAGGAGCTCAATCTGCCCAGAACAGATTATAGGATGGTGCATCCAGACGCTGGATCTGATCACAAGACTGACCAAAGAGACGTTCAGATGTGGTCACCGGTTGAAGATGACCCAGTGGAGGATTTTGTTGGACAGGGTGGATGTACTGGGTTGGAGCAATTCCAGCAGCTTCCATCAGAACCATGCTTAGAACCGGTGTTGAAGGTTCCTCAGAACTCTGAGAGCATCAGCAGCAAACCCATTGACTCCTTTGGTCCTGCACATGTAAGGCTGGAGAGGGAGGTGTGTTTTGAAAGTGCAGTCCTTACGAATAATGCTCAGTATAGACAGCTAGGTAATACTCTGAGTCACGTGGCACCACAAAGACAGCAAGGTCAGAGCTCCTCCAGCTTGCCACCAAACTCCAATGTAAAACACAGACATTCGTTTGGTTCAGTTCCACGACAGCATGTACACTTACCTAATAACTCTCACCCACTAGCAAACTTGCTTCCTCTGCGGGGGAGAGTTGCCACCAACCAATCAGGGTCAAAGCCTTTCCGTTGTGAAGAATGTGGGAAAGGCTTTACCCAGAGAACACGACTAATAACACACAAACGAAtccacactggagagaaaccatacCACTGCCAGCTCTGTGGTAAAATGTTCTCTAGACAGGATAACTGCCTGAGGCATGTGCGTCTCCACAGTGGACAGAGGTGGTAA
- the LOC136675511 gene encoding ankyrin repeat domain-containing protein 34B-like, producing MAETHEYLVDGSPLITAAQLGKLRLVRLLVEGGAHVNERNQRGETPLLAACRAMRGDQSGNTMLRLVRFLIKNQADPNVQDKAGRTALMYACMERAGAEVAAALISAGADPSMEDYAGASALVYAINSQEQDTIQVLLDACRAKGQDIIIIATDLSSDGATVTRRYLNVPPSPNTSPVSCMSPSDIELKTSSPNSEAEGENIFNFRASGKRGSRVGSPLPQESEIMNRQRLHSEPWLAIHNLAHLSRTYEETMRQEPMQEKEEEEGRNMFLVNQGEQTDGPKAAGHKQTSGKVISRSYVEKYILECPAIPERLQSRRNTLPALTGQNLLQLPTLSFNLSSSDTRLNDQPNSLTLPPVPNSRNLHQCSRSSSSLSLVPPEFNTMTKWKPQEQLSLRTQVRSGSFLPPLPGTSTPRRSCTGEQSAAPRPEEQKVHKQDGQRSRRPPRRHSMQLEQMRQEGSI from the exons ATGGCAGAAACACATGAGTATCTTGTGGATGGGAGCCCCCTCATAACGGCGGCCCAGCTGGGCAAGCTCCGTTTGGTCCGGTTGCTGGTGGAGGGAGGAGCACATGTTAACGAGCGTAACCAGCGAGGAGAGACCCCTCTGCTGGCTGCCTGCCGGGCCATGAGGGGTGACCAGTCTGGAAACACCATGCTGAGGCTTGTCCGCTTCCTCATCAAGAACCAGGCTGACCCAAACGTCCAAGACAAGGCTGGTCGTACTGCATTGATGTATGCTTGCATGGAGCGGGCTGGTGCAGAGGTGGCTGCAGCCCTCATCTCTGCCGGTGCTGATCCCAGCATGGAGGATTATGCGGGGGCATCAGCACTAGTGTACGCTATCAACTCCCAAGAACAGGATACCATACAG GTGCTGCTGGATGCCTGCAGGGCCAAGGGCCaggacatcatcatcatcgctaCTGATCTGAGCTCAGACGGCGCTACCGTGACCCGCCGCTACCTAAACGTTCCTCCCTCGCCAAACACTTCTCCCGTCTCCTGCATGTCACCCTCGGATATTGAACTGAAGACTAGCTCACCAAACTCAGAAGCAGAAGGAGAAAACATCTTCAATTTCAGGGCTTCAGGAAAGAGAGGAAGCAGGGTGGGATCTCCTTTGCCTCAAGAGTCAGAGATCATGAACCGCCAGCGGCTGCATTCCGAGCCTTGGTTGGCTATTCATAACTTGGCCCACCTCAGCCGCACTTACGAGGAAACAATGAGGCAAGAACCCATGcaagaaaaagaggaagaggaaggaaGAAACATGTTTCTTGTTAATCAGGGTGAGCAAACTGATGGTCCAAAGGCAGCAGGACACAAACAGACTTCTGGGAAAGTGATATCCAGAAGCTATGTAGAGAAGTATATCCTCGAGTGTCCAGCGATCCCAGAACGTCTGCAGAGTCGAAGAAACACTCTACCTGCTCTCACTGGACAGAACTTACTTCAGTTGCCCACACTTTCCTTTAATCTGTCCAGCTCAGACACTCGCTTAAATGACCAGCCAAACAGTCTAACTCTACCCCCGGTTCCCAACAGCAGGAATCTCCACCAGTGCTCTAGAAGCTCCAGCTCCCTCTCTCTAGTACCACCTGAATTTAACACCATGACAAAATGGAAGCCCCAGGAGCAGCTTAGTTTAAGAACCCAAGTTCGTAGCGGCAGCTTCTTGCCCCCTCTCCCAGGCACAAGCACACCCAGACGCTCCTGCACCGGAGAGCAAAGCGCTGCCCCAAGACCCGAAGAGCAAAAAGTCCACAAACAAGATGGTCAGAGGAGCCGAAGACCCCCCCGCCGTCACTCAATGCAGCTTGAACAGATGAGGCAGGAGGGCAGCATTTAG
- the LOC136675896 gene encoding tubulin polyglutamylase complex subunit 1-like encodes MAEKRRSGVGTVGIGESKAVKEEDKDGEFLSQCGVGLLLRDALLKLLEARPEDPIAFLAEHFTNLGTECEGGPLPGGGGDGGDEEQEENRVEEQQQLNRALWHLSLAHHSQRSAFNNNIRVAYDLLSQCGSRRRVPSCVRGRLYSEMLRCLCSEGGLSGTTAAPLLRRIRCHDHEAVPFELFRQGVQTCAAFADYIRKSQCLYAAVASRPERPAERDLCRAVLSTLQEALETSHGADSARFLEASAKISPAKLAQTMVEASGTGEQQEGPTMDAKEFEDAAAALFIDRVRVVN; translated from the exons ATGGCGGAGAAAAGGCGCTCGGGTGTCGGAACGGTGGGCATAGGTGAGTCTAAAGCGGTGAAGGAGGAGGATAAAGACGGAGAGTTTCTCTCTCAATGCGGGGTCGGGCTGCTGCTCAGAGACGCTCTGTTAAAGCTCCTGGAGGCCAGGCCCGAGGACCCCATAGCCTTTCTCGCCGAGCACTTCACTAACTTGGGCACGGAGTGTGAGGGCGGCCCGCtgcctggaggaggaggagacggaGGAGATGAAGAACAGGAGGAGAACAGGGTGGAGGAGCAACAGCAGCTTAACAGAGCTCTGTGGCATCTGAGTCTGGCTCATCACTCCCAGCG atcaGCTTTCAACAACAACATCCGTGTGGCCTATGACCTGCTGAGTCAGTGTGGCTCCCGTCGGCGTGTTCCCAGTTGTGTCCGAGGCCGTCTTTacagtgaaatgctgcggtgctTGTGTAGTGAGGGAGGTCTGTCCGGCACCACGGCCGCGCCCCTGCTCCGCCGAATCCGATGCCACGACCACGAGGCTGTGCCCTTTGAGCTTTTTCGGCAGGGTGTCCAAACATGCGCAGCGTTTGCAGACTATATCCGCAAGTCCCAGTGCCTATATGCTGCAGTGGCCAGTCGCCCCGAGCGGCCAGCGGAGAGAGACCTGTGTCGTGCCGTTCTGTCCACCCTCCAGGAGGCATTGGAAACTTCGCATGGGGCTGATTCTGCAAGGTTCCTGGAGGCCAGTGCCAAGATCTCTCCAGCCAAGCTGGCACAGACCATGGTAGAGGCGAGTGGCACTGGCGAGCAGCAGGAAGGACCAACCATGGACGCTAAGGAGTTTGAagatgctgctgctgcacttTTCATTGACAGGGTTCGAGTGGTCAATTGA
- the LOC136675894 gene encoding zinc finger protein 287-like — MSANVPVDVHAQLASIMERFAKCALLEMTKIIDDDSALLRAEISRRQMEIESLMCKLQFAESELRSARQAANRQNPSNLRSVGTQASSSCTARDYKERHQHKHREKTLQQSTSEEAAIERFHVKEERTEVLSWDNGEDAHVEESQGCWEEEPDSPNKFGDGCDEYLTNDAKPGVIWDSPEMGDFNMNTAQRAEPAQEAPNTSIVQQNIDISPSSRENITIQFHQATECDAINQHILGRSNNVTAAHMVHPGTEHRSDGAGTGARCPQCGKSFTTRFYLKIHERIHTGERPYTCPQCGKRFYCNSHLISHQRSHTGEKPYHCKECGKSYSHLNSLKLHQRSHTEEEAYAYW, encoded by the exons ATGTCTGCAAACGTTCCTGTTGATGTCCATGCGCAGTTGGCGTCTATAATGGAGAGGTTCGCCAAATGCGCGCTGCTGGAAATGACCAAGATCATCGACGACGACTCTGCGCTTTTACGCGCGGAGATCTCGCGGAGGCAGATGGAGATCGAGTCGCTGATGTGTAAGCTGCAGTTCGCGGAGAGTGAGCTGAGGTCGGCGAGGCAAGCGGCCAACCGCCAAAACCCCAGTAATCTCCGCTCAGTGGGAACACAGGCCAGCAGCAGCTGCACAGCACGAG ACTACAAGGAACGACACCAGCACAAGCACAGAGAGAAAACCCTGCAGCAATCCACTTCAGAG GAGGCTGCAATAGAGCGATTTCACGTCAAAGAGGAAAGGACTGAAGTGCTATCATGGGACAATGGAGAAG ATGCACATGTAGAAGAAAGCCAAGGATGCTGGGAAGAAGAACCAGATTCACCCAACAAATTTGGAGATG GTTGTGATGAATACCTTACAAACGATGCCAAACCTGGTGTTATATGGGATTCACCAGAGATGGGAGATTTTAACATGAACACAGCTCAGAGGGCAGAGCCAGCACAAGAGGCTCCTAATACAAGTATTGTCCAACAGAACATAGACATATCCCCAAGCTCAAGAGAGAACATCACCATCCAGTTTCATCAAGCCACAGAATGTGATGCCATCAACCAACACATACTTGGTCGGTCCAATAATGTTACAGCTGCCCATATGGTTCATCCAGGAACTGAGCATAGAAGTGATGGAGCGGGGACAGGGGCACGGTGTCCTCAGTGCGGTAAGAGTTTCACCACTCGCTTCTACCTAAAGATTCATGAGCGCATCCACACGGGCGAGAGGCCATACACCTGTCCTCAGTGTGGAAAGCGATTCTACTGCAACTCGCATCTCATCTCCCACCAACGATCACATACTGGGGAAAAACCTTACCACTGCAAGGAGTGTGGCAAATCCTACTCGCATCTAAACTCCCTCAAACTGCACCAACGCAGCCATACAGAAGAGGAGGCATATGCCTACTGGTGA
- the LOC136675854 gene encoding pleckstrin homology domain-containing family J member 1, producing the protein MRFNEKELVFLSRQPSERAAEMGMKGPKKGDVMKRRLVKLIVNFLFYFRTDEEEPIGALLLEECRVEREDDTVFSIAFLEEAERKYLFECDSKEHCLEWVDAINKASYEFMRKNLIFYRSEIHRLTGKDPLEQYGISEETRFQVNSGFPPLPPPPI; encoded by the exons ATGCGCTTTAATGAGAAAGAGCTGGTGTTCCTGAGTCGGCAGCCCTCAGAGAGAGCTGCGGAGATGGGGATGAAGGGACCCAAGAAAGGAGACG TCATGAAGAGGAGACTGGTGAAGCTCATAGTGAATTTCCTGTTTTACTTTCGCAcagatgaggaggag CCAATTGGAGCGCTGCTGCTGGAGGAGTGCCGTGTCGAGAGAGAAGATGATACTGTTTTCTCCATCG CTTTTCTAGAAGAGGCCGAGAGGAAATACCTGTTTGAATGCGACTCTAAAGAGCACTGCCTCGAGTGGGTTGATGCAATCAACAAAGCTAG ctatGAATTTATGCGCAAAAACCTCATCTTCTATCGTTCTGAGATCCATCGACTCACTGGGAAG GACCCACTGGAGCAGTATGGGATTTCAGAGGAGACTCGCTTTCAAGTCAACAGTGGATTTCCTCCTCTGCCCCCTCCCCCCATTTAA
- the LOC136675782 gene encoding splicing factor 3A subunit 2-like yields the protein MDFQHRAGGKTGSGGVASASESNRDRRERLRQLALETIDINKDPYFMKNHLGSYECKLCLTLHNNEGSYLAHTQGKKHQTNLARRAAKEAKEAPAQPAPEKVKVEVKKFVKIGRPGYKVTKQRDPETGQQSLLFQIDYPEIAEGIGPRHRFMSAYEQRIEPPDRRWQYLLLAAEPYETIAFKVPSREIDKSESRFWTHWNRETKQFFLQFHFKMEKLMQQPSGQPPPVGVKRPPPLMTGLGPCPPSESVPPPPPGGIPGMPPLPPNAPAPPQMSQNPGMPPPGTLPPHLRPPMPAEGMSLSN from the exons ATGGATTTCCAACACAGAGCCGGTGGTAAAACCGGCAGCGGAGGGGTAGCCTCTGCCTCGGAGAGCAACCGTGACCGGCGAGAACGTTTACGGCAGCTGGCTCTGGAAACAATAGACATCAACAAGGATCCATACTTCATGAAAAACCACTTGGGTTCATATGAATGCAAACTGTGTCTCACACTTCACAATAACGAG GGGAGTTATCTTGCCCATACACAGGGAAAGAAGCATCAGACTAACTT AGCAAGACGAGCAGCGAAAGAAGCAAAAGAGGCCCCTGCCCAACCAGCCCCTGAAAAAGTTAAAGTTGAAGTCAAAAAATTTGTAAAGATCGGGCGACCAGGTTACAAAG TAACAAAACAGAGGGACCCAGAAACTGGTCAACAAAGCCTTCTTTTCCAG ATTGATTATCCTGAGATTGCAGAAGGTATTGGACCTAGACATCGCTTCATGTCTGCGTATGAGCAGCGTATTGAGCCTCCAGACCGTCGCTGGCAGTATCTGCTCTTGGCAGCAGAGCCATATGAAACAATAGCATTTAAG GTTCCAAGCAGAGAGATAGACAAATCAGAAAGTCGCTTCTGGACGCACTGGAACAGGGAAACGAAACAA TTTTTTCTGCAGTTCCACTTTAAGATGGAGAAGCTCATGCAGCAGCCCAGTGGGCAGCCACCCCCTGTTGGTGTGAAGCGTCCTCCTCCTCTGATGACTGGCCTCGGACCTTGTCCTCCCAGTGAATCTGtgcctcctccacctcctggaGGCATTCCAGGCATGCCCCCGTTGCCCCCTAATGCCCCTGCGCCTCCACAGATGAGCCAAAACCCTGGCATGCCGCCTCCCGGCACACTTCCACCCCACCTGAGACCACCGATGCCTGCCGAAGGAATGTCCCTCAGCAACTGA
- the LOC136675474 gene encoding uncharacterized protein — protein MDESTFETFDEELGTSVQDVPPQKLHRHSCRTEVYAQRRLREEATIVQQVPMSVPQETPFSRDTSLRKGLPHQNVSQIEVPWEGVTLNRCLFIAITILVITSGCQRLNEVVRGHKDVTEVDTVGTVLNMRHTAARKAWLPPPQSEASLWDTFFWWVSDDDEEESRRGKSRKTNQEKSFKGLRHKAIPKRNLLKGRDDRFKARREKGRRNNEEKKESVKGRREMERRLKQKKLEEEEHEVEKEEEKEKIQKRSKENKKKDAGVKRK, from the exons ATGGACGAGAGTACATTTGAGACATTTGATGAGGAGCTTGGGACGTCAGTTCAGGATGTTCCTCCCCAGAAACTTCACAGACATTCTTGCCGGACAG AGGTGTATGCTCAAAGAAGATTAAGAGAG GAAGCAACAATCGTTCAGCAAGTCCCAATGTCCGTACCCCAAGAGACGCCCTTCTCAAGAGACA CATCACTGCGGAAAGGCTTGCCCCATCAGAATGTGTCCCAGATTGAGGTGCCATGGGAGGGAGTGACACTTAACCGCTGCCTCTTCATAGCCATCACCATCCTGGTCATTACCTCAGGCTGCCAACGACTAAATG AGGTTGTACGAGGTCATAAGGATGTAACTGAGGTAGATACTGTAGGAACGGTGCTTAACATGAGACACACTGCGGCCAGGAAGGCCTGGTTACCACCTCCTCAG tccGAGGCCTCGCTGTGGGACACATTTTTCTGGTGGGTCAGTGACGATGATGAAGAAGAAAGCAGACGTGGCAAATCAAGGAAGACAAATCAAGAGAAATCTTTCAAAGGCCTCAGACACAAGGCCATCCCCAAAAGAAACCTGCTGAAGGGTAGAGATGATAGATTTAAAGCTCGGAGAGAAAAGGGCAGACGGAACaatgaagagaagaaagaaagtgtGAAAGGAcgaagagagatggagaggagaCTCAAACAGAAGaagctggaggaagaggagCACGAGGttgagaaggaggaggaaaaagaaaagatacAGAAGAGGTCAAAGGAGAACAAGAAAAAAGATGCAGGGGTGAAAAGAAAGTGA